From Lolium perenne isolate Kyuss_39 chromosome 5, Kyuss_2.0, whole genome shotgun sequence, a single genomic window includes:
- the LOC127300427 gene encoding uncharacterized protein, whose product MTRKTGKKRGGSKPKPKPQTETPLSSNSVPPPPSEEAAIHVLTLDVLPNILRRLSLADLLRAALTCHRWRRAAARCLPSAPPLLGYFFHPAKTGNKLAYYEPVFAPLHASSPRLSLDFAPDVSRYKLFDCHHGLLLLQPAASVPKVSHPRLLVLDPATHRRALLPPPPRDTVPDDHRWRTSRYYVGSALLSRAHPTSSKLCFEAVCFAIDGGHPRVWVASFGNDKCRWRALPLDNKVVVDFDPYWFERRCVHAAGKMYWHICNSRRVIALHPATLQFTYLLAPDSLPDGCKFRIGETPDGRLCIATVEDQMMQLWVRGETRRSDNGWVLEREMDLRKVYDTVPGLPRDMESRVKSIYLTDIDAGNKTKLFIQMLGYGRYSFDPETGKLERLATRSGKEYGDPICAYFLAWPPAFLAQP is encoded by the coding sequence ATGACGCGGAAGACGGGGAAGAAGAGAGGCGGAAGCAAGCCCAAGCCCAAGCCCCAAACCGAGACTCCACTTTCCTCCAACTCTGTTCCGCCCCCACCGTCGGAGGAGGCAGCGATCCATGTCCTCACCCTGGATGTCCTCCCCAACATCCTCCGCCGCCTCTCCCTCGCCGACCTCCTCCGCGCGGCCCTCACCTGCCACCGCTggcgccgcgccgccgcacgctgcCTGCCCAGCGCCCCTCCCCTCCTCGGCTACTTCTTCCACCCCGCCAAAACCGGCAACAAGCTAGCCTACTACGAGCCCGTATTCGCTCCCCTCCACGCCTCCTCGCCGCGCCTCTCCCTCGACTTCGCCCCGGACGTCTCCCGCTACAAGCTCTTCGACTGCCAccacggcctcctcctcctccagccggccgCATCGGTCCCCAAGGTCAGCCACCcccgcctcctcgtcctcgaccCGGCCACCCACCGCCGCGctctcctcccgccgccgccgcgggacaCGGTGCCCGACGACCACCGATGGCGCACCTCCAGGTACTACGTCGGCTCCGCGCTTCTCTCCCGCGCGCACCCGACTTCGAGCAAGCTCTGCTTCGAGGCCGTCTGCTTCGCCATCGACGGCGGCCACCCGCGCGTCTGGGTCGCGTCCTTCGGCAACGACAAGTGCCGCTGGCGCGCGCTCCCGCTGGACAACAAGGTCGTCGTCGATTTCGACCCCTACTGGTTCGAGCGCCGCTGCGTGCACGCTGCTGGGAAGATGTACTGGCACATCTGCAACTCCCGCCGCGTCATCGCGCTCCACCCCGCCACGCTGCAGTTCACCTACCTGCTGGCGCCGGATAGCCTGCCGGATGGCTGCAAGTTCCGCATCGGGGAGACGCCTGACGGGCGGCTGTGCATTGCGACCGTGGAGGATCAGATGATGCAGCTATGGGTGCGTGGGGAGACCAGGCGCAGCGACAACGGGTGGGTTCTGGAGAGGGAGATGGATCTTCGCAAGGTGTACGACACGGTGCCGGGCCTGCCCAGGGACATGGAAAGCAGGGTAAAGAGCATCTATCTCACCGACATCGACGCGGGGAACAAAACGAAGCTGTTCATCCAGATGCTGGGATACGGCCGCTACTCCTTCGATCCGGAGACCGGCAAGCTGGAGCGCCTGGCCACGAGAAGCGGCAAGGAGTACGGGGACCCCATCTGCGCCTACTTCCTTGCATGGCCGCCTGCCTTCCTTGCTCAACCGTAA